A region of the Prevotella melaninogenica genome:
TCGTCCTGAGCGAATGAGAATGTTCCTAAAGCGATATGTTAAGGAGATGTCCCAGTTGGGTGTAGACTCAATCGGCATCGTGTTACTTATCTCTTTCTTTATTGGAGCAGTTATATGTATACAAATTAAACTCAACGTGCAGAGTCCTTGGATGCCACATTGGGTGTCGGGTTATGTAACACGAGAGATTATGCTTTTGGAGTTCTCCAGCAGTATTATGTGTTTGATTCTATCAGGTAAAGTAGGCTCAAACATTGCATCAGAGTTAGGAACCATGCGTGTAACACAGCAGATTGACGCTTTAGAGATTATGGGTATCAACTCTGCCAGCTACCTTATCCTACCAAAGGTATTAGGACTCATCACAATCATGCCATTCCTTGTTATCTTCTCTGCCGCAACAGGTATCATTGGAGCATACGCCACAGCCTACATCGGACATATCATTACACCTGTAGATTTGACCGCTGGTTTGCAACATGATTTCAATCCATGGTTTATGTGGATGAGTATCATTAAGGGATTCTTCTTTGCCTTTATCATTTCAAGTGTATCATCCTATATGGGTTACACCGTGAAGGGCGGAAGTGTTGAGGTCGGCAAGGCATCTACTGACGCAGTAGTCTGTTCAAGCGTACTGATTCTCTTCAGCGACGTTTTCCTCACACAGATATTGAGTTAAACCTCCCCCAACCCCTCCAAAGGAGGGGAGATGAGAGAGAATAAATCAACTCTTGAAAGTTAATACAAACTAATTAATAAGCCCATCTTCCCCCACAAGTAAGCAGATTGGGCTCCCCTCCTTCCGGAGGGGTCGGGGGAGGCTCTATGATTGAAGTAAAACATCTATTCAAATCATTCGGCGACAAGGAAGTGCTGAAGGATATAAACACCGTTTTTGAAGACGGAAAAACAAACCTCATCATCGGACAGAGTGGTGCAGGTAAGACTGTTCTGATGCGTTCGCTCACTGGTCTTCTCGACCCTACTAAGGGCGAAGTACTTTATGACGGACGTAACTTTGTCAACATGACAAAGAAAGACCAGATTCTCATGCGCCGCGAGATGGGTATGATTTTCCAAGGAGCTGCCCTCTTCGATTCACTCACTGTTCTGGAAAATGTACGTTTCCCTTTGGACATGTTCTCAGACATGACCGCACAGGAACGTGACAAAAGAGCAATGGAATGTATTGAACGTGTAAACCTGACAGGGTCTGAACAAAAGTTCCCTGGGGAGATTTCTGGTGGTATGCAGAAGCGTGTAGCTATTGCAAGAGCTATCGTTATGAACCCAAAGTATCTTTTCTGTGATGAGCCTAACTCTGGACTCGACCCAAAAACCTCACTGGTCATTGACGAACTCTTAACAAGTATCACGCGAGAATTCAATATGACAACCATCATCAATACTCATGATATGAACTCCGTATTGGGAATTGGTGAGAATATTGTCTTCATTGCAGACGGAAGGAAGGAGTGGCAAGGTGATAAAAACTCTGTCATTACATCGGATAATGAGAAGCTAAACGACCTTGTCTTTGCTTCTGAACTCTTCAAGAAGGTAAAGAGGATAGAGAATAGTGGTGCACTCTAAACAGCCTGCCTTTCCCTATAAGTTATGAAGAAAAGGCTTTGATAGCACTTCTCCAACACTATCTTACTTAATAGAAAAGTCCTCCCGCTTATTTGTTTCAACCTCTTTTAGGACGAAACTAATAAGCGGGAGGACTTTTTACAAGAGCATATTGTTATGTTATCAGTACTTAGCACCATTGGTGCGGAGCATCAACACAACACGTGCGGAGCATCAGCACAATGATTGAAGATAGTAAAGAAAGGAGCAACTGAGAATGATGTGTTATCTCATCATCCACACTCCCTGCTTCTTTAGCATTGGAACAACAACCTGCTCGGTTGTCTTATCGCCATAATGAAACAGCAGAAAAGCACTGACAGTACTATCCTTTTCAGAGAAAACAGATGATACGAAAGATACAGAATCAATTCCGTTATGCTCTGTCTTCTGCTGTTCAACAAACTGACGGAGGTTCGTCAAGAGTTGCTTTCTATAACTATCAGGCAACTTCTCTGAACGATTTTCACCTCCTAAGAAGGCATCATACTGACCTTTCAATAGTTGCTCGTAGTAGAGTTTGGCTGCACGACCAGCCAACTCTCCTTGATCTACCTCCTTTTTCTTACTGCAAGCCACCAATAAAAATGGCAAAGCGATAAGAAGAGGAAACATTATTTTCTTCATAGGCACAACCCCTACGACTACTTCTGACGAATAAACACGTTGATTGGACAACCATGCAGGTTCCAGTTCTCACGTATCTTGTTCTCCAAGAAACGACGATACTGCTCCTTAACATACTGTGGCAGGTTCGCATAGAATACGAAAGAAGGAATCTGTGTGTTTGGAAGCTGTGAGCAATACTTAATCTTGATATATTTACCCTTCACTGACTGTGGTGGTGTTGCCTCAATGATAGGAAGCATTACCTCATTCAACTTCGTTGTACCGATATGTATTGTACGGTTTTGATATACCTCTTTTGCTGTTTCCAAAACTTTGAAAATACGCTGCTTTGTCAGTGCTGAAGCAAAGATGATTGGGAAGTCAACGAACGGAGCCATACGCTTACGAATAGCATTCTCAAAGGTATCGATAACCTTTTGGTTCTTGTCTTCAACCAAATCCCACTTGTTCACAACGACAACAAGACTCTTATTGTTACGCTGTATGAGCTGGAAGATATTCATATCCTGCGACTCGATACCACGTGTTGCATCCAACATAAGAATACAAACATCAGAGTTCTCAATACTTCGGATAGAACGCATAACGCTATAGAACTCCAAGTCTTCACTCACCTTGTTCTTGCGACGAATACCGGCAGTATCAACAAGATAGAAATCAAAGCCAAACTTCGTATAACGTGTATAGATACTATCACGAGTTGTACCAGCAATCTCGGTAACTATATTACGGTCCTCACCTATGAAAGCATTGATAATACTTGACTTACCTGCGTTAGGACGACCTACAACAGCAAAGCGAGGGATATCCTGTTCAACGATTTCGTCTGGCACATCTTTCAAATTCTCAAGTAGAATATCAAGTAAATCACCTGTTCCACCACCAGTGGCAGCACTGATACAGATAGGCTCACCCAGACCAAGTTTATAGAACTCAGCTGCTTGATAATATTCTCCGCTATTGTCAACCTTATTAGCAACAAGGAGTACTGGGAGTTTCGTGCGACGAAGAATCATTGCTACATCCTCATCCCAATCGGTAATACCTGTCTCGGTATCAACAACAAAGAGAACGAGATCTGCCTCTTCCGTTGCCACAAGCACCTGCTTGCGGATTGCATCTTCAAAAATATCGTCTGATTTAACAACCCATCCACCAGTGTCAACAACAGAAAATTCGCGTCCGTTCCACTGACACTTACCATACTGACGGTCACGTGTTGTACCAGCAGTATCGCTCACAATTGCATGACGTGTTTGAGTTAATCGATTGAAAAGTGTGGACTTACCTACGTTTGGGCGTCCCACAATAGCTACTACATTTGCCATTTATATTGGTCTTTCCCCTCCTCATAATTCAGCACTAAAACTGTTTAATCAATTATGAAAAGGCGCCAGATGTGGTCAGGCATCCGATGAATATTTGCCGAGGATGACCATTCCCCAGCCCTCGCTTTGTGCGAGAGTGTACCCTACTAAGCAGTCAGGGTGATTTGTTTTTATTAATAAGGGAGCTATTAGCTTTGCATTAGCCCAATGAGCCATATTAGCCTTATTGGCCCAATAAAGCAAATAAAATATCTCCCCAGCCTATCCCATTAGGCTCTCTCCTCCTTTGGAGGAGCTGGGAGAGATCCCCCCTTTACTCTGGACTATACCCGAAATGTTTCAATTCTTTCTGTGAATTGCGCCAGTCCTTATCTACTTTCACAAAAGTCTCAAGAAATATCTTCTTATCAAAGAAACGTTCCAAACTCTTACGTGCTTCGGTAGACACCTTCTTGAGTGCCATACCCTGATGGCCAATAATGATTCCCTTCTGGCTGCTACGCTCCACATAAATGACTGCATTGATATGAATCTGACGGTCATCCTCTTTGAAACGTTCTACAACAACCTCAACAGAATAAGGGATTTCCTTATCATAATAGCGCAGTATCTTCTCACGGATAATCTCTGACACAAAGAACTTTGCTGGCTTATCTGTCAACTGATCCTTATCAAAGAAAGCTGGACTTTCTGGCAATAGTTCGTGAACACGCTTCAAAAGAATGTCTACTCCAAACTTATTCTTAGCCGAAATAGGGAGTATCTCTGCATTAGGTAACAGTCCATGCCACTTCATAACAAGATCGCCAAGCTTCTTCTGGTCGCTCTCGTCAATCTTATTAATCAAAAGAATAACAGGAATTGACATCTTAGAAACCTTCTCTAAGAAGTCCATATTCTTCTCTGGATCTTCGATAACGTCTGTCACATAAAGTAAGATATCGGCATCTGCCAAGGCAGACTCAGAGAACTGGAGCATCATCTCTTGCATCTTATAGTTTGGCTTCAGTACACCTGGTGTGTCTGAAAATACAATCTGGGTATCCTCTGTATTGACAATTCCCATGATACGATGACGCGTTGTCTGTGCCTTAAACGTGGCAATACTGAGTTTCTCGCCGACAAGTTGATTCATCAGCGTACTCTTTCCGACATTCGGATTACCAACGATATTTACAAATCCAGCTTTATGCATATTATCTATTCACCCACTATTTCCTTCCAAAGAAAGGAACGTTTAAAAAGTTCTATTATAATTATAATTAGAGAAACGAATGTAAGCAGATGTCATCCTTACCGCTCTCCTAATCTCTGTAACAAAAAAACGCACCTATCTTATAAGAAAAGAAAGATGCGTTTTTGTGTATGATAACTTAGAGTCTTTATTTCTTAACTGCTGCAGAGTCACCGTCATAAGCCCACTTAAAGTAAGATGCGCCATTAACGAAACCTGCACCAAAGCCGGTGAAAATAATATTATCACCCTTCTTTAGTTGTGACTCGAAATCCCAAAGAACAAGCGGCATACAAGCGGCGCTGGTATTACCATAACGCTGAATGTTTACCAATACCTTCTCCATTGGAACTCCAATGCGCTTTGCAACCGCCTCGATGATACGAAGGTTTGCCTGATGACAAACTACATAGTCAATATCATCTTGTGTTAAGCCATTGCGCTCCAAAAGTGTTGCACAATCTTCACCCATTGCTGTAACAGCATAACGGAAGACGGTACGCCCCTCTTGGTAGGTGTAATGCAAACGATGATCAATTGTAAAGCTTGAAGAAGGACAAACAGAACCACCAGCCTTAATATGGAGGAATGGAAGTCCCTTACCGTCTGTGCGATGATAAGAATCAATCATACCAACGCCTTCCTCGGTTGTACCCTCTAACATCACAGCACCTGCACCATCACCGAAAAGTGGACATGTAGCGCGATCACGATAATCGGTAATAGCTGACATCTTATCAGCACCGATAACAATAATACGCTTGTGACGACCACTTTGGATCATATTGCAGGCTACATCGAGCGCATACATGAAGCCACAACATGCACCAGCTAAGTCAAATGCGAAGGCATTCTTCAATCCCAGCTTTCCTAAAACGATAGAAGCTGTAGAAGGATGCGGATAGTCAGGGGTCGTTGTGGCAACAACAACAGCATCAATACTGTCTGAATCAGCACCTGTCTTTGCTAACAGAAGCTTTGCTGCCTTGCGGGCCATATAGGATGTACCGAGTCCCTCTTCGGTCAGGATTCGGCGCTCCTTGATACCAGTACGAGTAGTAATCCACTCATCATTAGTATCAACCATGCGAGACAATTCCTCATTATTGAGGACATAGTCAGGCACGTAACCTGCGACACCTGTTATAATCGCATTAATGTTACTCATGCTTATTCAGCTGTTTCCTTTACGACAGCAACCTTACCACGATAGTAACCACAAGTTGAGCAAACTGTGTGATAAACATAGTAAGCACCACAGTTAGGGCATAATGCCAATGTAGGAGCTACTGCCTTATCGTGAGTTCTTCTCTTGAGTGTACGAGTCTTTGACTGTCTTCTTTTTGGATGTGCCATAATTCTTTAAACTTTAATATTTTATTTTTTCAATTTTAATAGAGCTTCCCAGCGCGGATCCATTGCCTGCTCGTCTTCCTCACCGCTTCGGGCGGCAGAATACTCCTCAAGAGCTCGTACCATAGCAGGGTTGCATTTTCCAGGTGCATGCACATGCTTGATAGGGATTGCGAGAGCTATGAATTCGTAGAGGTACCATGTAACATCGAGTATTCCTTCGTCCTCGGCCACCGTCACAAGGTCGTCCTCTTCTGAGTTTTCTGTTCCAAACTTAACATCGAGACGCTGTGTGGTCTCGATTGACTGCTCCATAGGATCAAGACATACGTCGCACGGAACCATTACCGTACCTGTTTCATGAATGTCAAGGGTAAAAATATCATTTCCCGTGCGCACAATATCAAGAGATACATGCACACGTCCTTGACTCACTTCAGGAGCGTCAACTGCCTTAAAGTAAGCGTCATCCAGGTCGAACTCAAGGTGATTAACACCTTCTTCCAGACCCTTCAAGTCTATTTTAAGGGTTTCTAAGTCCATAATTGGGTTGCAAAGTTACGAATATTTTTCTGATTATAAGCAAATTATAAGTAAAAAAAGTAAGAACATCCAATATTAACGATTTATACTCTGTTTATTCTACACAATATGAAATGAAGTCTTGCTATGTATTATCATTAGAAGATTAAAGCGTTTTCTAAATGTCTCAAACATATAAACAACATTGCATTTGTAACTCAGATGATACTCTATCAGTAATAAAATCAGGAATATATGACTATAAAAGCCGAATTATTTTCACGTAAAGAAATATTTTTCATCATGAACGAAAATATTTTTTTTCATGAAAATAAAATATTATTTTCATGAAAAAAAATCTATCACATTAGCATCTACTCTTTTCGAAGTTCTATGCGAAAAGTTGTCCCCTTACCAACTTCAGAGCTTTTCACGTATATCTTTCCATGATGATATTCCTCCACAATACGTTTAGCAAGGCTCAACCCTAAGCCCCAACCACGGTCTTTAGTGGTAAAGCCTGGACGAAATACATTTCTTATATCTTTTTTCTTAATTCCTTTACCTGTATCGATCACTTCAACAATAGCACGCTTGTCTGTTTCTTCTAAACGAAGTGTAATACTTCCAAACTTCCCTCCCATTGCATCAACAGCATTCTTACAAAGGTTTTCTATCACCCACTCAAACAGAGATGCATTCAAATTAATAATAATATCATCTGCTGGTAGAACTGTCCTCATCTCAATCTTCTTTGATGTTCGACGGTCCATATAATCAACAACATGGTTTAAAACCTCGTTAAGACTGGATGGCACAGGCTCTGGAATTGATCCTATCTTAGAGAAACGATCAGCAATAAGCTGCAAACGTTTCACATCCTTATCCAGCTCGGGTAGAAGTTCATCTTCGGGATAAGTCTCCTTTAAAATCGTTGTCCACGCCATAAGTGATGATATAGGGGTACCTAACTGGTGTGCCGTCTCCTTACTTAATCCTACCCAGACTTTGTTTTGCTCTGCACGCTTTGATGTTAGTAAGGCGAAAATAGCTACTATAACAAATAACATTACAACACCCAACTGTACATAAGGATATATAGCAATGCGCTTTAACATCAATGAATCATCATAACAAACATCAATATAATCATTATGATTCTTACTCAAAGAGATACGAATAACCTGACCAGAAGCTTTCAACTGTTGCCCTAATGAAGTAACATAATTAGTGCTATCTTTGCCATTACGTGCTTTAATTTCTATATTCCGATACTCTGTTACAGTTCCGTCACTATCCAAGACAACAACAGGAATAGTATGGTTTTCATCTAATACCTTCAAAACAAGACTTAAATCCGTATTTTCATCTGCTGCACTAAGTGACTTCATAGCCTCTGCCCACACCTGCATCTTACTTCTCTCCTGCTCTGCCAAATCACGTGTTAAATAACGAGACACAAGCATAGAAGCGACAGCAATAAGAATTGCTGCTACTACCAAAAATATCTTTACCTGTCGGATTCTATCAGTCCACTGCATATAAAGAATTAACGAAAAGAAATAAATAATATTATAAAGTGTGCATCATATTAGCTATATCAGACCTATCAACCTTATTAGATTAAAGCATTAGCCCTGTTAGCCCCAATAGCCGTAATAAAAAATATTAAGCTTTAGCCTATTAGGCTCGGTAGCCGTGATAAACAAAAATATTAACCCTATTAGTCCAGTAACCTTAATAAAAATATTAGGCTTATTAGCCTTATTGGCCTTAATTAGCCCAATACAATATCTTACCCCTATCAACACATCATCAACACCTAACATTCAACAACCATCACCCATCTCCATCACCCAACAACAAAAAAAGAGCCCCGAAGATTTCTCTTCAGAGCTCTTGTAAAAGGAGGCGGCCACCTACTCTCCCGCATTGCATTGCAGTACCATCGGCGCAGGCGGGCTTAACTTCTCTGTTCGGAATGGGAAGAGGTGGGACCCCGCCGCAATAACCACCTGATAAATCGTTCGGATGACTTTACTTAAAGTTATATATACTTTGCGTATATCTATTAAGTTCTCCTTCTCAAGTAGACAAGATTTAATTTCTCTACTGATAGTTGTCAGCCGTATAAGGTGACGTATTTCCACAAGCAAAACATATATAGAACCTATCTCCTTACTTTAAGAAGAATACACAGCTCAAAGTCTGAGTCACTGGTCCCCGCACTCCAAACTTTGGAGGCGGGAGACCCGAAGAAAGTTTCGGGCAATTAGTAGTGCTCGGCTTTGACGTCACCGTCTTTACACCTACACCCTATCAACGTCATCGTCTATGACGACCCTTATGAGGAGTTCTCATCTTGCGGCTGGCTTCGCACTTAGATGCTTTCAGCGCTTATCCAATCCAGACTCAGATACCCAGCGGTGCACCTGGCGGCACAACTGGTAAACCGGAGGTCTGTCCAACACGGTCCTCTCGTACTAGTGTCAGCACCACTCAAAACTCCAACGCCCACGATAGATAGAGACCGAACTGTCTCACGACGTTCTGAACCCAGCTCGCGTGCCACTTTAATGGGCGAACAGCCCAACCCTTGGGACCTTCTCCAGCCCCAGGATGTGACGAGCCGACATCGAGGTGCCAAACCACCCCGTCGATATGAGCTCTTGGGGGGGATCAGCCTGTTATCCCCGGAGTACCTTTTATCCTTTGAGCGACGGAGTTTCCATACACGTCCGCCGGATCACTATGCCCCAGTTTCCTGCCTGCTCGGCATGTCTGCCTCCCAGTCAAGCGCCCTTATGCCATTGCACTCTATAAGGCCGGTTACCAATCGGCCCGAGGGCACCTTTGGAAGCCTCCGTTACGCTTTTGGAGGCGACCACCCCAGTCAAACTACCCACCAAGCAGTGTCCGCGCAAACAGCGCGTTAGACCTCAGACAGCCAAAGGGCCGTATTTCAAGGATGGCTCCACGAATGCTGGCGCACCCGCTTCAAAGCCTCCGGCCTATCCTACACATCGGATGACCAAGGTCAATGCTAAGCTGTAGTAAAGGTTCACGGGGTCTTTTCGTCC
Encoded here:
- a CDS encoding MlaE family ABC transporter permease, which produces MLLFKWLTTFGNYLILMGRSFSRPERMRMFLKRYVKEMSQLGVDSIGIVLLISFFIGAVICIQIKLNVQSPWMPHWVSGYVTREIMLLEFSSSIMCLILSGKVGSNIASELGTMRVTQQIDALEIMGINSASYLILPKVLGLITIMPFLVIFSAATGIIGAYATAYIGHIITPVDLTAGLQHDFNPWFMWMSIIKGFFFAFIISSVSSYMGYTVKGGSVEVGKASTDAVVCSSVLILFSDVFLTQILS
- a CDS encoding ABC transporter ATP-binding protein, yielding MIEVKHLFKSFGDKEVLKDINTVFEDGKTNLIIGQSGAGKTVLMRSLTGLLDPTKGEVLYDGRNFVNMTKKDQILMRREMGMIFQGAALFDSLTVLENVRFPLDMFSDMTAQERDKRAMECIERVNLTGSEQKFPGEISGGMQKRVAIARAIVMNPKYLFCDEPNSGLDPKTSLVIDELLTSITREFNMTTIINTHDMNSVLGIGENIVFIADGRKEWQGDKNSVITSDNEKLNDLVFASELFKKVKRIENSGAL
- the der gene encoding ribosome biogenesis GTPase Der, which codes for MANVVAIVGRPNVGKSTLFNRLTQTRHAIVSDTAGTTRDRQYGKCQWNGREFSVVDTGGWVVKSDDIFEDAIRKQVLVATEEADLVLFVVDTETGITDWDEDVAMILRRTKLPVLLVANKVDNSGEYYQAAEFYKLGLGEPICISAATGGGTGDLLDILLENLKDVPDEIVEQDIPRFAVVGRPNAGKSSIINAFIGEDRNIVTEIAGTTRDSIYTRYTKFGFDFYLVDTAGIRRKNKVSEDLEFYSVMRSIRSIENSDVCILMLDATRGIESQDMNIFQLIQRNNKSLVVVVNKWDLVEDKNQKVIDTFENAIRKRMAPFVDFPIIFASALTKQRIFKVLETAKEVYQNRTIHIGTTKLNEVMLPIIEATPPQSVKGKYIKIKYCSQLPNTQIPSFVFYANLPQYVKEQYRRFLENKIRENWNLHGCPINVFIRQK
- the era gene encoding GTPase Era, translated to MHKAGFVNIVGNPNVGKSTLMNQLVGEKLSIATFKAQTTRHRIMGIVNTEDTQIVFSDTPGVLKPNYKMQEMMLQFSESALADADILLYVTDVIEDPEKNMDFLEKVSKMSIPVILLINKIDESDQKKLGDLVMKWHGLLPNAEILPISAKNKFGVDILLKRVHELLPESPAFFDKDQLTDKPAKFFVSEIIREKILRYYDKEIPYSVEVVVERFKEDDRQIHINAVIYVERSSQKGIIIGHQGMALKKVSTEARKSLERFFDKKIFLETFVKVDKDWRNSQKELKHFGYSPE
- a CDS encoding beta-ketoacyl-ACP synthase III encodes the protein MSNINAIITGVAGYVPDYVLNNEELSRMVDTNDEWITTRTGIKERRILTEEGLGTSYMARKAAKLLLAKTGADSDSIDAVVVATTTPDYPHPSTASIVLGKLGLKNAFAFDLAGACCGFMYALDVACNMIQSGRHKRIIVIGADKMSAITDYRDRATCPLFGDGAGAVMLEGTTEEGVGMIDSYHRTDGKGLPFLHIKAGGSVCPSSSFTIDHRLHYTYQEGRTVFRYAVTAMGEDCATLLERNGLTQDDIDYVVCHQANLRIIEAVAKRIGVPMEKVLVNIQRYGNTSAACMPLVLWDFESQLKKGDNIIFTGFGAGFVNGASYFKWAYDGDSAAVKK
- the rpmF gene encoding 50S ribosomal protein L32 translates to MAHPKRRQSKTRTLKRRTHDKAVAPTLALCPNCGAYYVYHTVCSTCGYYRGKVAVVKETAE
- a CDS encoding YceD family protein translates to MDLETLKIDLKGLEEGVNHLEFDLDDAYFKAVDAPEVSQGRVHVSLDIVRTGNDIFTLDIHETGTVMVPCDVCLDPMEQSIETTQRLDVKFGTENSEEDDLVTVAEDEGILDVTWYLYEFIALAIPIKHVHAPGKCNPAMVRALEEYSAARSGEEDEQAMDPRWEALLKLKK
- a CDS encoding sensor histidine kinase, producing MQWTDRIRQVKIFLVVAAILIAVASMLVSRYLTRDLAEQERSKMQVWAEAMKSLSAADENTDLSLVLKVLDENHTIPVVVLDSDGTVTEYRNIEIKARNGKDSTNYVTSLGQQLKASGQVIRISLSKNHNDYIDVCYDDSLMLKRIAIYPYVQLGVVMLFVIVAIFALLTSKRAEQNKVWVGLSKETAHQLGTPISSLMAWTTILKETYPEDELLPELDKDVKRLQLIADRFSKIGSIPEPVPSSLNEVLNHVVDYMDRRTSKKIEMRTVLPADDIIINLNASLFEWVIENLCKNAVDAMGGKFGSITLRLEETDKRAIVEVIDTGKGIKKKDIRNVFRPGFTTKDRGWGLGLSLAKRIVEEYHHGKIYVKSSEVGKGTTFRIELRKE